The nucleotide window CCACTTCTATTTGGTCTTTCTTTCTGACTTTATTTAATGTATTTCTGACTTTGTGCACGACACATCGTTGTACATCGGCTTTTGGATAGACAGATTTAAAAGCTTCTTCTAAGCCATTAAGACCATCAAACACGCCAAGTAATACTTCTTTTACTCCACGCTGATATAAATCTTGAAGAATTTCTTGCCATCCAAGAGCGCTTTCTTGACCTCCAACATAGAAGCCTAATATTTCTCGATAGCCATCTTCATTGACTCCAAGGACGATATAAATGACTTCCTTCGCATACGTATCACGACGGACTTTTATATATAAGCCATCTAGGTAAAGGACAGAATAACGCTTATTGAGTGGACGTTGTTGCCATTTTCGAATGTCTTCTATCGTCGCATCTGTAATATTGCTTATCGTGGTTGGGGAGTAACTAGAACCAAGAATTCGTTCGATAAATTTACCGATTTCTCGAGTGCTCATCCCACTTTGGTACATTTTAATAATCGCTTCTTC belongs to Bacillus sp. (in: firmicutes) and includes:
- a CDS encoding IS256 family transposase, whose amino-acid sequence is EEAIIKMYQSGMSTREIGKFIERILGSSYSPTTISNITDATIEDIRKWQQRPLNKRYSVLYLDGLYIKVRRDTYAKEVIYIVLGVNEDGYREILGFYVGGQESALGWQEILQDLYQRGVKEVLLGVFDGLNGLEEAFKSVYPKADVQRCVVHKVRNTLNKVRKKDQIEV